From the genome of Candidatus Desulfarcum epimagneticum, one region includes:
- a CDS encoding conserved exported hypothetical protein (Evidence 4 : Unknown function but conserved in other organisms) encodes MNPFIKMIKKTALVLCALCCALWQPACSPPQEEAQVPGKKPVAVTLLNAEAGDLPVIVESVGRLNPVREATLAPEISGIFSECPARLGDRVEKGAVLIRINPADHRLALNEARAGLQAARARLETAQKTHARLEKLLPRKVISQDAFEKSEAEYKTALAAFSQAGALVDIRRRNLEKTAIRAPFSGFVASRHVEVGMTAAPGKPAITVADIRSMLLLVHFPEADYVRLDKTDPVSVSAPAFPGKAFTGAIHRMGVQADPATHTFPVEIRVQNPGLKLKAGMSALAAVTADVISDAVMIPQNAALYRESRLEVFVADPDQRALARVVELGRSRNGWVHVSRGLAPGDRVIVSGGQYLEPGDPIKIIETP; translated from the coding sequence TTGAATCCTTTCATCAAAATGATCAAAAAAACAGCGCTTGTCCTGTGCGCGCTGTGTTGCGCCCTGTGGCAGCCGGCCTGCTCCCCCCCTCAGGAAGAGGCCCAGGTCCCTGGAAAGAAACCCGTGGCCGTGACCCTTTTAAACGCCGAGGCCGGGGATCTGCCCGTTATCGTGGAATCCGTGGGCCGATTGAACCCCGTCCGGGAGGCGACCCTGGCCCCGGAGATTTCCGGAATTTTCAGCGAATGCCCGGCCCGGCTGGGCGACCGGGTTGAAAAGGGGGCGGTTTTGATCCGAATCAATCCCGCCGACCACCGGCTGGCCTTAAACGAGGCCCGCGCCGGCCTTCAGGCGGCCCGGGCCCGGCTTGAGACGGCCCAAAAGACCCACGCCAGGCTGGAAAAACTGCTTCCCCGCAAGGTCATCTCCCAGGACGCCTTTGAAAAGTCCGAGGCGGAATACAAGACCGCGCTGGCCGCGTTTTCCCAGGCCGGGGCCCTGGTGGACATCCGGCGCCGAAATCTTGAAAAAACCGCCATACGCGCCCCTTTTTCCGGATTCGTGGCGTCCAGACATGTGGAGGTCGGCATGACCGCCGCCCCCGGAAAACCGGCGATCACGGTGGCGGATATCCGCTCCATGCTGCTTCTGGTCCATTTTCCCGAGGCGGATTATGTCCGGCTGGACAAAACCGACCCGGTTTCCGTGTCCGCGCCGGCCTTCCCGGGAAAGGCGTTCACCGGCGCCATTCACCGCATGGGCGTTCAGGCGGACCCGGCCACCCACACCTTTCCGGTGGAGATACGGGTCCAAAACCCGGGGCTTAAGCTCAAAGCCGGGATGTCGGCCTTGGCGGCCGTCACCGCCGACGTTATTTCAGACGCCGTCATGATTCCCCAAAACGCGGCCCTGTACCGGGAGAGCCGCCTGGAAGTCTTTGTGGCGGACCCCGACCAAAGGGCGCTGGCCCGGGTCGTGGAGCTGGGAAGGTCCCGAAACGGATGGGTTCATGTGTCCCGGGGCCTGGCCCCGGGCGACCGCGTCATCGTTTCAGGGGGGCAGTACCTGGAGCCGGGCGATCCGATCAAAATCATCGAAACCCCTTAA
- a CDS encoding conserved hypothetical protein (Evidence 4 : Unknown function but conserved in other organisms), with protein MYTLIKIISWIFVFYCLYCLLLFFLQRYFIFPTRLIETPDGPPPDAGIEVQWLEMDFGKTETWFLPPRGNESGAPGPAILFAHGNAELIDFSLEEFLPYAQEGIGVLLVEYPGYGRSAGRPSEAAITQTLAAAYDMLAERKDVDPSAIALFGRSMGGGAVCALAEKRPAAALILTSTFTGLKAFARNYLVPEFLIRDSFDNRKALKGHTGPVLIMHGKYDEIVPYVHGKRLHRAAPDSSLITYECGHNDCPPDLDEFRGEVMAFLKKNGVI; from the coding sequence ATGTATACGCTGATCAAAATCATTTCCTGGATTTTTGTGTTTTACTGCCTTTACTGCCTGCTGCTTTTTTTCCTCCAGAGATATTTCATCTTTCCCACAAGGCTCATTGAAACCCCGGACGGGCCGCCGCCCGACGCCGGGATCGAGGTCCAATGGCTGGAGATGGATTTCGGAAAAACCGAGACCTGGTTTCTGCCGCCCCGTGGAAATGAGTCCGGAGCCCCGGGCCCGGCGATCCTTTTCGCCCATGGAAACGCGGAGTTGATCGATTTTTCCCTTGAGGAGTTTCTCCCCTACGCTCAGGAGGGAATCGGGGTTTTGCTTGTGGAATACCCGGGATACGGCCGCTCCGCCGGTCGGCCCTCCGAGGCCGCCATCACCCAGACCCTTGCGGCCGCCTATGACATGCTGGCGGAAAGAAAGGACGTGGACCCGTCGGCCATCGCGCTTTTCGGGCGCTCCATGGGAGGGGGCGCGGTGTGCGCGCTGGCCGAAAAACGCCCGGCCGCCGCCCTGATCCTGACCTCCACCTTTACCGGCCTCAAGGCTTTCGCCCGGAATTACCTGGTCCCGGAATTTTTGATCCGGGACTCCTTTGACAATCGCAAAGCGCTCAAGGGCCACACCGGGCCGGTTCTCATCATGCACGGAAAATACGATGAGATCGTGCCCTATGTCCATGGCAAAAGACTTCACCGGGCCGCCCCGGACAGCTCGCTTATCACCTACGAATGCGGGCACAACGACTGCCCGCCGGACCTTGATGAGTTCCGGGGCGAGGTCATGGCTTTTTTGAAAAAAAACGGGGTCATTTAA
- a CDS encoding conserved hypothetical protein (Evidence 4 : Unknown function but conserved in other organisms), whose translation MLPRTLASPIRRYRRQYPVVAIVGPRQSGKTTLARHLFPGHRYLSMENLDTRHMAEDDPRGFLDDNGGNLILDEIQRVPSIFSYLQERVDFEDSPSSYVLTGSQQFLLMERVTQSLAGRIATYQLYPFTLNELRRARLDRDMDAILQIKTVPGGDGEEEDLCRILFSGMYPRIHDKRLDPEKWIENYILTYVERDIRSLVNISNLKTFETFIKICASMSGQLVNQAAISNAAGISQPTVKKWLSLMEASGIVFFLRPHHRNFKKRLIKTPKLYFVDTGVLSSLLSIRNPGQLKTHPLFGNIFETFIISEFYKRIHHIGERPHLYFWRDRTGNEIDLIIESGSRIIPIEIKSSRTYSPAFKAGLSRWMRLEGNTARKGFVLYRGRETVGKTSDIAALPWRRM comes from the coding sequence ATGCTTCCCCGAACACTCGCGTCTCCCATACGCCGATATCGCCGCCAGTATCCGGTGGTGGCCATCGTGGGACCCCGCCAAAGCGGAAAAACCACCCTGGCCAGGCATTTGTTCCCCGGGCATCGGTATCTGTCCATGGAAAATCTGGACACCCGGCACATGGCCGAGGATGATCCCCGCGGATTTCTGGATGACAACGGCGGGAATCTGATTCTGGATGAAATTCAGCGGGTCCCCTCGATTTTTTCCTATCTCCAGGAGCGGGTGGACTTTGAGGACTCTCCCTCTTCGTATGTGCTCACCGGGTCCCAGCAGTTTCTTCTCATGGAGCGCGTCACCCAGTCCCTGGCCGGAAGAATCGCCACCTATCAGCTTTATCCGTTCACTTTAAACGAACTTCGCCGGGCCCGGCTCGACCGGGACATGGACGCCATCCTTCAAATCAAAACCGTTCCCGGCGGGGACGGGGAAGAGGAAGACCTGTGCCGAATCCTTTTTTCCGGAATGTATCCCCGGATTCATGACAAGAGACTGGACCCGGAAAAATGGATTGAAAATTATATCCTCACCTATGTGGAAAGGGATATTCGCAGCCTGGTGAATATCTCCAACTTAAAGACCTTTGAGACCTTTATCAAAATCTGCGCCTCCATGTCCGGTCAGCTGGTGAACCAGGCGGCCATCTCAAACGCGGCGGGCATATCCCAGCCCACCGTGAAAAAATGGCTTTCTCTCATGGAGGCCAGCGGCATTGTTTTTTTCTTAAGACCCCATCACAGGAATTTCAAAAAACGGCTGATCAAAACCCCGAAGCTTTATTTTGTGGACACCGGCGTTCTGTCGTCTCTTTTGTCCATCCGCAACCCCGGCCAGCTCAAAACCCATCCCCTTTTCGGGAATATTTTTGAGACGTTCATCATCAGCGAGTTTTACAAACGCATTCATCATATCGGAGAAAGGCCCCATCTGTATTTCTGGAGGGACAGGACCGGCAATGAGATTGATTTGATCATTGAATCCGGGAGCCGGATCATTCCCATTGAGATCAAATCTTCCCGAACATATTCGCCGGCGTTTAAAGCGGGCCTTTCCAGGTGGATGAGACTGGAGGGAAACACGGCCCGGAAGGGATTTGTGCTTTATCGGGGGCGGGAGACGGTGGGAAAAACATCCGATATCGCGGCGCTGCCCTGGCGGCGCATGTGA